tttggagtaaaattagaggtttaagccactttagaggttttgactagtcaaacctctaatagtggtgtttgatGAAGAGGTTTGAAAGAACTTATTAGgttcaaaaaataaattttgaaaaaactcattttaggAACTTTGTCAATTAACTTATTGCTCAATCTCTCTTTATGGACATTTTTACTCCTAATTAATATTCTTTAATCCCAAATAAATATGATACCATgtctttatttatcattttacacaaaAAGCTATTAGCAATCAGCTAAGGTTTACCAAATAAATTCACACAATCCACTAGTTAAATCAGCTAAACATCTAATGTGATAGCAACTATCAGCTAATTGCCAAACAAGGCCATAATAAAAATAGTGTTATGTTAATAAAGAGtcaatttggaaaaaaaaattcaaataaataaagttttatttaacaAAATGAGTTTGGTGGTGTTCAACCCATAATCCATTACATTTGAATAAAATTCTTAAACCAACTCAAATACTTTtaactataaatatataaaaaatacaaaccATTAGATTTTTCAATACAAACCAatgtattttatataaaaaataataaaatatatttcacGTCCCGAAACACCCATtattacaaaataataaaatatatttcacGTCCCGAAACACCCGTTAGCGGACTCGTTGATATAATAATACATTGGTTAACTATAAACCAATATAGAGAACTAACAATATTCGAGGGCGGAGGGCGAGGGTTCGGTTATTTCTTCACTGTCCGAAAAAAGATGAACGTGAATCGTTTTGCAAATCTGGAATTGAAAAAAGTGGAAATAAACATTTGAATTTGATTAGTTTGATATTGAATTCAATTCAACAACATGCGTTCAACCATGCCATCCATAAAAAACGAATTACGTGTTTTTTCAAAgttattctttctttttcttttctatatattttatttttccttatacatctcttctctttttttccTCACCAACCTTCAATTTTTCTATGATGCACTCCACACAATTTAATCTTTAATTTATACCCTATTATTAAGTCATTAATTTAATAACATGCCAAGTCACGTGCCTTGCTTCACTCTATGATTAAATTGTCTATTAAAACATAgtagataataattaatatttaatgccAATTATTGCTCTAAATATATTGAAGgttgattaatttaataatcatattaatttttcGTTTGATTTGGACTTACTTTATAGTAAGAAATTAAATGATAAAGCAAATAATTAAGGCAATAATGGTAATTACAGTATAACTAAAAACCTACTACTAGTAATTAATATTTTGCATGCAGTTTGAGTATGGTTGTTAAATATTTTGTTTACTTATTTATGGTAGTAcattagaaaaaagaaaattcttTTTGACATTTTCCTTAGACGATTATGATTTATGAAGCTGGGGTTGCATTTTGCAGTGTCTTTGAGAGCGTGAGTTATGGCAGAAATTATACTCCTAATAATACATTTCTTGACTCTAGATACTACTAATAAATTAATGCccatcattttattttattcaatcatttttttttaaaccactATGATTATTTCAACTTTATTTTCTACCAGTATtttaagtgttttttttatttgaaactaTGTTAACTgactttttcttttgattttaacaatACAACCCCGTTTATCATTTTTGTATTATACAAACTAAATAAACAATGGactgttttttttaatgtatttttcttttatttttagaaaaattcaaacaaaaactCGGTTGTTTTGCATTGTGATATTTCGAGTAatgcgattttttttttaataaaatggtATTTGTGATTTTAatgggtaaattatatttatggctactcaattttattaattttttttattaaacttcaaaacataatataaaaatcacttaattttatatttttttaatattataactgctaaatttcaattattacctcaaaatgaccgttaatgatctcaaaatataaaatttcaatAATTGTTAATATTCTAAGCAAGTTTAATTCTCAaactttttcattttgaagttatttaggtgttgtttggttagaagaaggaaaatgaatttttaaagagagaaaacccaaaaaatagtgattttgaaaaataaaaaacacggTTACATGATAAATGTGGTTCCagacaattttaattcttgaacattTCCATTGTGAAACCGTTGACAGTCATTTTTGAGGtattaattgaagtttagtagTCATCACGTTAGAAAGTGcaaaattgagtgatttttatgatatGTTTTGAAGATTAAAATATAACTGTAATTTACTAGATTTTTAGTGTTAGCAAAATTTTCCAAGATAATACTTAAAATTACAGCgattttgaaaaatagaaaaatagtttcattctaaataaaattaattattaaacgTTTTCGTTTTAAAGTATTcatttatttgatattataaTACTTATTGGTCAGCAATGAATATACTGTCATTTTGTCTCACAGAAATTTCATTCTTCTCAGCAATGAATAGCTAGTATTATTTTTaacttttctctttattttttcacattcaGAAATTTTTATGTCTTtcttgtaaaaacaaacatagTACTAGCTAGTTAGTTAGCTAACGGAAAtgttatacaaaaaaaaaaaaatactaggCATATTTGAAAGTTTGGGGACGAATTAAGCTTAAGCATTAATTACTATGGTATACTGTAGTTGAGCACTAGATCAGGTAAGCCTTAGGTTCAATATGACAAAATATGAATTATTATACATTTATATGTAAACAAATTTATATGAGCAGAGGGGTGGGTATTGCCTataaaataaacattgtggtcCCAAACTGTAATTAAACACTCTACAAACTGAAATAAATGCAAACAGAGAACCAActgaatttgattaaatttgttAATTAAGGAAACTAAATTTTGTTTGTCCACTATGGAAGGAGCATAAAGAAAAAGAGactcatcttttttttttttttaacccacttgaaatataaaaaagttaCTCATctttttaatctctttatttTGACTTCTTTAAGTCTCTCAACCAATGACGTCACTTGTAATATCTAATAAAAGCCCAGTCAGTCTCtgttaaaaaaaagtttaaccCTGACAACTGACAGCTCATCATCATGGCATAGTCGTAAATATAGCGAAATTCCATGGGTTGTTTTGTAAATAAGCTGTGGGTTTCTCGCTCACTATCCAGAGTGACTCACTCAACAAGACTAAGCTAAGCTTGCCTTGCATTCTTCGCGGGCTAAACTTCtacctttcttcttcctttctctgtgtaattatttatatatatatttgttttatttaatcTTCTCTGAGCAGCCATCTCCCTCGGCTgctgttctttttttttattatatcattttGTCTGCGGACGGTGTCGTTTTTGTTTACGAATTTTGTGAAAGATTCAGTTATAGCGGTTTACAGACGCCGGCATATTCTCTCATTCATCGGCTTCCATGTATTCTTACTTCTCTTAACTCCTCCAAATGGGTTGCGTTGTTAGTAAAACCACTCTACGTGACCGCCGGAGTCGCGGCGGCTCTCCCACTCGTCGCCGGAGTTCCGATAAACCTTCTGTTACCGTCACCGATGCTGTCAGGGCTAAGAAGGAGGTCACTCAGAGGCAAAAGGCTAGACATACTGGTGATTTTCAGGAAGATGTTCTTGCCGCTGAACTACGGCGGCCTCGCCCTGAGCCTTCCCTTAGAAACCAACAGAGTTGGCCTTCATGGCTAATGGCGGTAGCTGGTGATGCGATCGGCGACTGGACTCCTCGCAAGGCTAACACCTTTGAGAAGCTTGATAAGGTAACCCCATCGGAGAGGGAGAGAGGAGAGAAGTGATTTTTTATATAGCATTTGAGATTGCGCGGCATTAACATTGTTAATTATGATTATGTTGTTTCCGTTATAGATTGGGCAAGGAACATATAGCAATGTATATAAAGCGAGAGATCTCATATCGGGAAAGATAGTAGCTCTAAAAAAAGTAAGGTTCGATAATTTAGAGCCAGAGAGCGTAAAATTCATGGCTAGAGAGATTCTTGTTTTGAGGAGATTAGATCACCCAAATGTGCTTAAGCTCGAGGGCCTGGTAACTTCAAGAATGTCGTGTAGTCTTTACTTGGTTTTCGAGTACATGGACCACGATCTCTCCGGTCTTGCCGCGCGACAGGGGGTCAAGTTCTCCGAGGCTCAGGTACTTTCTTCTTTCAATTGATGAAATTAATGTGCGTTTTCTTGGTAGTTTTGATTTAATTGGGGTTTGTTGAGAAAGTTGGAGTCTTTACGGCATTGTGGGGATTAATTAGGCTTTGGGCATGTGCTTTTCAAGACTGTTTCTTAGCTTTTAGATGTCTAGTGAATTTTACTCTTGCTTGCCAAACTAGGCTTTTGGGGTTATGTGGCTATACTTGTATTCTCTTTTTCTCAGTTTTCTTGTCGAAAGCTTTTGATGTTACTACCAAGTCCTCTCCAGTTTAACTGGGTCCCATGTGCCTAGTTTTTTGTGTTGTGAATTTTGGGGTGCTATGATGTATGGAACTTTCTTATGAGCATATGATGTTTTGTATTATTTAGAGCTTGAAAATTCACCGAAACTTGATACTCACATCACAACATGTGCTTTTAACTGTTGGAGACACCCtttaatttgtatataaaaatgGTATCcactctctctttctcttttcccCTATCTGGAATCAACTTTTTGTTGATAATGTGCAGGCAGGTGAACAATGAACATGCCAACTTccatattattaatttatgtggCCTGCAAAGAACTAAGAGGTTTTTCAATTTCTTAAGTTAGATCTATCGAAATTTCATTCACGGAAGCTGAATAGAAGAGTAAACATAAGCTTTATAATTCAATTAGTTGCCATTTTGACAGTATTTGAAGCAATACCGTGAATATCAATCCAGAACCCTGGACTTCGTTACAAATGCGGTTTTAGTATATATTCTTTTTATGCTGAAGGATATTAAATACAACATCTCTTCTGAAGTTGATATGCTTTTTTCCTTCTTCTCAAGTTAAAATAGAAGAGTGTTAGTTGATGTCAAATGGAATGTGATCCACAACAATCAAAATGGCCACTAGATGATATCTCTTTACTACTAAAAACTAATCTGCTTGAAGGTTTTATGACTatgttgaagaaaaaaaattctccTTCAGTTTAATGTACAGCTAATGAGTTCTGTGCAGATAATGGCAACTTTATTGCTTACTGAATCTGGTTTATTTCTAAAAATGATCAAGCTTTCGTAAAATATTTGTCTCTAATCTTTACTCAGTTTCAACTCATATAAAGAAACATTGATGTAATTGCATTGGAAACTTTTTGGGTATATTGtacatttggaatttttagatATTGGAAACACTGCCTGAATGAATTACTTTCCTCATATTTATTGCTGAAGTACTCTTGAgaatgaaccgactgatatatttCTTGAGTTCTTCTTTCTAGATCAAATGTTACATGAAGCAACTGCTATCTGGCCTGGAACATTGTCACAGCCGAGGTGTGTTGCACCGTGATATTAAGGGTTCTAATCTACTTATTGACAACGAAGGGATTCTAAAAATTGCTGATTTTGGACTGGCTACTTTCTTTGACCCTGAGCGGAAGGTTCCCATGACAAGTCGAGTTGTTACCCTCTGGTACCGACCTCCTGAGCTTCTTCTTGGAGCAACTCATTATGGCGTCGGTGTTGACCTCTGGAGTGCTGGCTGCATTTTGGCAGAGCTACTTGCTGGGAAGCCAATAATGCCTGGACGGACAGAGGTATGTCTAGTTGTGTTTACCAGGTTcagattttttttatctgtttGCAAATGAGATTTGGCTTTGAGGATACTACTGCAACATGAATCTGGTACACCTTGTATACATTCAAACTGGTCTGCTTCATCCACTTTGCTTAAAATGTGTTCTTTGAAGAAGATCAATTGATCTTGGCTTGAGGTTTTGAACATTATACAAGGGGCCATTTTCAAACATGTTACTAGGTGAGACAGGAGGATAGATCAGTAACTACTTAATTTTGACATGTATTATTTCAGTATAATACATTATCTGGATACTCCTAGTGTCATGGCAATTTAATTCTATGTCATTGATTCATGTAACAATGAAAATATTTGTTTCTCGTGTAACATTAGACACATGAAGTTGTATTATTCTGGTTGATTTAAAATTTTCTGTTGCTTCTAAGTTGCTTGTCTAGTGCTGTTTTGTTTGACTGTCATTTGATGCTAGTGGTCCTTTCCTTTTTACCCTGATTTGCAGTTTGCTTGTTCACTTTTACAttgattttcatttcttttgctGCTTAGGTCGAGCAGCTGCACAAGATATTTAAGTTATGTGGCTCCCCATCAGAGGAGTACTGGAAGAAATCGAAACTTCCTAATGCAACACTGTTTAAACCTCAGCAACCATACAAACGTTGTATAGCAGAAACCTTCAAGGATTTTCCTCCTGCTTCTCTGCCTTTAATAGAAACTCTTCTATCAATTGAGCCTGATAATCGTGGCACTGCTGTTACAGCTCTCAATAGTGAAGTAAGCAATGTTGACAGAACaatattatacatatatttattaatgGCTTACCTGTTATACATCTGGCAATTGTTACATAACTTGAATGCGATCCTCCAAAGGCCTTGTTGCTAG
The DNA window shown above is from Euphorbia lathyris chromosome 1, ddEupLath1.1, whole genome shotgun sequence and carries:
- the LOC136227917 gene encoding probable serine/threonine-protein kinase At1g54610, whose amino-acid sequence is MGCVVSKTTLRDRRSRGGSPTRRRSSDKPSVTVTDAVRAKKEVTQRQKARHTGDFQEDVLAAELRRPRPEPSLRNQQSWPSWLMAVAGDAIGDWTPRKANTFEKLDKIGQGTYSNVYKARDLISGKIVALKKVRFDNLEPESVKFMAREILVLRRLDHPNVLKLEGLVTSRMSCSLYLVFEYMDHDLSGLAARQGVKFSEAQIKCYMKQLLSGLEHCHSRGVLHRDIKGSNLLIDNEGILKIADFGLATFFDPERKVPMTSRVVTLWYRPPELLLGATHYGVGVDLWSAGCILAELLAGKPIMPGRTEVEQLHKIFKLCGSPSEEYWKKSKLPNATLFKPQQPYKRCIAETFKDFPPASLPLIETLLSIEPDNRGTAVTALNSEFFTTEPYACETSSFPTYPPSKEMDVKLREEEARRQRGLSGKTNAVDGARRVRTRDRTGRAMPAPEANAEIPSNLDRLRAMTQANAKSKSEKFPPPHLDAAVGHPVDTSEKGPVSFGPSDSSFNSLIFNSRSSSSIKSAGAIGGPSRRKSNKEDPQMAPTRKFIRPFNPSSIGLSMDLLFKGKSAVFGSRR